ATTGCAAGCTTTAGCGGAACAATCGCGTATCGTACGCCTTCCGCTCAATCAGGTAGGCTCGCTGAATAAGATCAGCAAGGCATTCTCTAAGTTTGAGCAGGAAAACGAACGCAAGCCATCGGCAGAAGAGCTAGCAGAGCAATTAGATATACCGGTTGATAAAATCGCCGATTCGCTGAAAGTCTCAGGACGACACATTTCGATGGATGCTCCTTTTGTTGAAGGAGAGGACAACAGCCTGTTAGATGTACTTGTAAATGATGACGCCCCAATTGCAGACCGTAAGTTGATAAACGAATCGCTCCAGCAGGAGATCGAACGTGCATTATCAACATTGACAGAAAGAGAAAGTGAGATTATCAAAATGTTCTTCGGTATTGGGTATCAAGAAATGACCCTTGAAGAAATTGGTGATAAGTTTCAATTGACACGTGAGCGTGTACGTCAAATCAAGGAGAAAGCAATTAAGCGTTTAAGACAAAATTCGAGAAGCAAATTATTGAAAAGTTACCTAGGCTAAAAATAAATAGTCGGGTATTAAAAATTATAAAGGGAATTAGTTTTACTAATTCCCTTTTTTCTTTTTTTGTCAAACCAAATTAGAATTTCTTTTTTAGAAATTCCATTTAAGTGGCTCGAAATAAGCCTGTGGGTGAAGACAAGCTGGACAGGTCTTGGGTGCTACCTTGCTTTTGATTACAAATCCACAGTTGCGGCATTGCCAGTCGATAGCTTCTTCACGAGAGAAAACGCCATTGCTTTGTACACGAGCCAATAGCGCTTTGTAACGGTCTTCGTGCATGTTTTCTACTTTGGCTATCATTCGGTACATTACTGCAATTTCTTTGAATCCCTCTTTCTCTGCTATTTCAGCAAATGCAGGATAATCAATAGCCCATTCTTCATGTTCTCCGGCTGCTGCTTCAATTAAATTTTCTTCGGTAGTACCAACTTTTCCGGCAGGATACATGGCTGTTATTTCAACCATACCGCCTTCTAGAAATTTAAACATACGTTTTGCATGTTCTTTTTCCTGATCTGCTGTTTCGAGGAATATTGCTGCTATTTGCTCATATCCTTCTTTCTTCGCAGTGCTTGCAAACATTGTGTAACGCATTCTTGCCTGTGATTCTCCGGCAAAAGATTTGAGTAGGCATTTTTCTGTTTCTGTGCCTTTAATACTTTTTTCCATAACCTTGATGATAGTTTAAAAAAAATGATTTTTACAAATTTAATATTTAAAATCCTTTTCTAAGAAAGAATTCAAATGATTTTATACCTTTGTGCCCTGAAAATTGAACTTCAAGACTTGTTATTACATAATTGGAAGAAGCGAGTATAAGTGCTTAGTCTAAATATTGTAATTTCAGAATATTAGATTTTTTATGTATTTTATAGCAAATAATAAATCACATTAATCCATTCCTCGTTTGTTATGAAAAAAGATTTCCTAAAAGACTTTACCCCTCAGTTATTTATTTCCTTAAGAACATATAGTAAAGAAAAATTTATAAACGACCTGATGTCAGGCCTTATAGTAGGGATTGTTGCCCTGCCTCTTGCTTTGGCTTTTGGTATAGCATCGGGTGTTACTCCCGAAAAGGGTATTATAACCGCCATTATTGCCGGATTTATTATATCGTTCATGGGTGGAAGCCGGGTACAGATTGGAGGTCCTACAGGAGCTTTTATCGTTATTGTATATGGAGTTGTTCAAACGCATGGTATCAAGGGACTTATTATTGCAACTATTATCTCGGGTGTTATACTCGTACTTTTAGGCGTGTTTAAACTGGGGAAGATTATAAAATTCATACCATATCCTATTATTGTAGGTTTTACAAGCGGTATCGCCGTTACTATATTTACAACCCAGATAGCAGATGTTTTCGGATTGAACTTTGGCGGTGAAAAACTACCCGGAGATTTTATCGGAAAATGGATAATGTATTTTAAATATTTTGGAACGATCAACTGGTGGAATACACTTATCAGTATAGCCAGTATTTTTATAATTGTGATCACTCCCCGCATTGTGAAAAAGATACCCGGATCGCTCGTCGCAATTTTGATAATAACAGTAGTTGTATATCTATTAAAAACGTATGCCGGCATAGAAGTGATAGATACTATTGGGGATCGCTTCAGAATCAAGGCTGAGATTCCCGATGCAGAAATTCCGGTCATTAATATGGCTGCAATTATAGATTTGTTGCCCGTTGCCATCACTATAGCAATGCTTGGTGCGATAGAATCTCTTTTGTCGGCAACGGTTGCAGATGGTGTGATCGGAGGGGAGAAGCATAATTCTAATACTGAACTTATAGCGCAGGGAATGGCAAATATAGTGACACCTTTGTTTGGCGGTATACCTGCAACAGGAGCTATAGCTCGTACTATGACCAATATTAACAACGGAGGACGAACTCCTATTGCCGGGATCGTACATGCAGTGGTGTTGTTACTAATTTTGCTTTTGTTTATGCCGTTGGCTCAATACATTCCTATGGCTTGTCTTGCCGGAATACTTGTCATTGTATCATATAATATGAGTGAGTGGCGTACATTTAAAGCTCTTTTGAAAAATCAGAAATCCGATATTGCCGTATTATTGATTACATTTTTCCTGACGGTAATATTTGACCTTACAGTAGCGATAGAAGTTGGACTACTATTAGCTGTTGTCTTATTCTTGAAGCGAATAAATGAGGTTACGCAAGTGTCTGTTATAAAAGACCAACTAGACTTGACGGATGAAAGTGAGTTTACTCAAAATGAAGAGATCTTATCATTGCCCGAGGGTGTTGAAGTATATGAAATAGATGGGCCGTTTTTCTTTGGTATAGCCAATAAGTTTGATGAAAGTATGCGCGAGATTGGCGAAAGCTCCAAAATAAGAATTATTCGGATGCGTTTAGTTCCATTTATAGATTCTACAGGATTACATAACCTGACCAGTTTGTGCAGAAAATCGATGAAAGACGGAATACAAGTTGTATTGTCTGGAGTAAGGCCGGAAGTGCATGCTATGATAGAAAAGTCGGAAATTCCGAATATGATAGGAGAGATTAATATTTGCGATAACATAAACCTGGCTATTGCGAGAGCAAAAGAGATACTCGAAAATGAAGATTAGAGCATCCAAAGCTCAACATATCATCAGAGGGTAAGGTATATTGTTTAATTGATTAAGTTACGCACGATGTATAAATGTATTATGAGTTAATCATAGTATCTTTACATAATGAAAGTATTACTGACCACGCTCAATGCTAAATATATACATACTTCGCTAGCTCTACGATGGTTGTATGTAGCCAACAAAGATAAATTCGATATCTCGTTTAAGGAATATGTAATAAAAGAAGAGATAACTACAATTGTAGACGATCTTTTATTACAGAACCCTGATGTCATTGGTCTCAGCGTATATATCTGGAATGTGGAAAAGGTGAAACTTTTGATTGATTTGATCAAAGAAAAAAGTCCACAAACCATTGTAATCGTAGGAGGCCCCGAGGTTACTTATGAGCCTGATTATTTTGTGGAAAATTGGAATGTCGATTATCTGATTAGCGGGGAAGGTGAATTTGTACTAGGTGAATTACTTACGGCTATAAGCACTAAAAGTAAGCCTATTATAGATGGTGTGTCGAAAAGAGGATCGGTAAGTAAGATTGTTGCTAAAGCTGATTTGGAGAAACTGGCATCTTTACCCTCTCCATACCAACTGGAAGAAGATAAGGAAAATATGAAAAACAGATTACTGTATTTCGAAACATCTCGAGGCTGTCCTTATCAATGTCAATACTGCTTGTCTTCACTCGAAAAAGGAGTCCGTTATTTCCCCAAGCATCATATTGTAGATAATCTATCTTATTTTATCCGGAGTAACGCCAAACAAATCAAGTTTCTTGATCGTACCTTTAATCTGAATAAGGAACATACACGATTTGTATTTGATTTTTTGATTGATCATTACCGCCCGGGTTTAAGCTGCCAGTTTGAAATATATGCCGACTTGCTGACTGACGAATCAATAAATTACCTCAATAAAAACTTACCGGAAAACTATTTCAGATTTGAGATTGGTATTCAATCTACTTACGAACCTACTAATATTGCAGTAAGGCGTAAGCAGAATTTTGAATTGCTGGCAGGCAATATACAAAAGCTGATGGGTGGCGGTAGAATAGATTTGCACTTAGACCTTATCGCCGGATTGCCATACGAGACTTATGAGCGATTTGTAAAGTCGTTTAATGATGTATTTTGTCTGAAGGCGAAAGAATTGCAGCTTGGCTTTCTAAAGATGCTGAGAGGTACATCTCTTAGACGTAATGCTGATAAATATGGATACAAATACAGCCTTATAGCTCCATACGAAATAGAGTCGAATAATGATATTACCCACGAAGAGCTGGAACGTATACATGATGCCGAGCATGCTCTCGAGAAATATTGGAATAGCGGGAAATTTAGCCGTACCATGCAAGTGTTGACCGATAGGTATTATAAAGATCGTTACTTCGAGCTTTTTGATGAAATCGGGCAGTATTATAATTTACATAATCTTCCTCATCATGGTTATCGGTTAGAAGATATATTTTTGTTTTTGCACAACTTCTTATTATCCCGAGGCATTGATTTGTTTACAGAGTTAAGAACAGACTATTACTGTAACTTTAAGATACGTCCGCACGGATTTTGGGACGATAAAATAGAAAAACGAGAAAGAAAGCAGCTGCTGTATCAAATAGGGAATGACAAACCATTTTTACAAAAATACGGATTGAATAGAAAAATCATAGAAAAGCAAGCCGCTATTGATATTGTAGAAAATAGTGACAATGAATATTTATTGACTGTTTTTCTTCAGAAGGATAATAGTGTAGAGCATTTGTTTCTCTCCTATACATTTAAAGAATAATATTATCTTATTGATAGATATTGTTCTTTGACATGATTATCTTTTCAGTAAGAAAAGTGACATTAAAAAAACTATATAAAAGTGTCACTTTTGTCACCTTTTGTCTGTAATTTACTGTTTGTCAGCTTGATGAAAAAGTGACATTAGTTACCTTATTTATATAAAAGGAAGATACATAGTTGTTTTGCCATATCGGGTAATTGCTTTGCCCATTGTTTTACTGAGAGAGTTCTGATATACTCATTTTCACAAGTTATATTCATCGCAATACAAAGCTTTGTGGAAGGCGTACAATGCTTGATAATATCTTCAACCAGCTTCTGATTACGGTAAGGAGTTTCTATAAATATCTGTGTCTGGTGCTCGTGATGTATTAGATTTTCAAGCTGTTTTATCTTCCTGATACGTTCTGCTCCATCGATAGGCAAATAACCGTGAAATGCAAATCCTTGTCCGTTAAATCCGGATGCCATAAGCGAAAGAAGAATAGACGATGGTCCTACTAACGGGACTACTTTATAATTCTTCTTCTGGGCAATAGCTACGATGTCGCTTCCCGGGTCGGCTATAGCCGGACAGCCCGCTTCGGATATAATACCCACATGAAATCCGTTTATCATAGGGTTGAGGTAATTCTCGATGTCCTCGGGCTTGGTATGCTTATTCAGCTCGTAGAAGGTAAGTTCATCTATATTGATGTTGCTCTCTACCTTTTTCAAGAAACGACGGGCAGAGCGGATATTCTCCACAATAAAGTATTTTATTTGTAAGATGATCTCTTTGTTGTATGTAGGCAATACCTGTTCGATAGAAGTTTCTCCTAGTGTTACGGGTATGAGATATAACGATGCTTGCATAGCACTTTAGTCTTTTAGTTTATATAAATAATAGGTTTTGAATTTATCTTCAATATATGTGTCTACTATCTTATAATTCTCATTCAAAGCCGGTAAG
The Dysgonomonas mossii genome window above contains:
- a CDS encoding sigma-70 family RNA polymerase sigma factor, which gives rise to MRQLKITKSITNRESASLDKYLQEIGREDLITVEEEVELAQAIKKGDRAALEKLTRANLRFVVSVAKQYQNQGLSLPDLINEGNLGLIKAAEKFDETRGFKFISYAVWWIRQSILQALAEQSRIVRLPLNQVGSLNKISKAFSKFEQENERKPSAEELAEQLDIPVDKIADSLKVSGRHISMDAPFVEGEDNSLLDVLVNDDAPIADRKLINESLQQEIERALSTLTERESEIIKMFFGIGYQEMTLEEIGDKFQLTRERVRQIKEKAIKRLRQNSRSKLLKSYLG
- a CDS encoding SAM-dependent methyltransferase, whose amino-acid sequence is MQASLYLIPVTLGETSIEQVLPTYNKEIILQIKYFIVENIRSARRFLKKVESNINIDELTFYELNKHTKPEDIENYLNPMINGFHVGIISEAGCPAIADPGSDIVAIAQKKNYKVVPLVGPSSILLSLMASGFNGQGFAFHGYLPIDGAERIRKIKQLENLIHHEHQTQIFIETPYRNQKLVEDIIKHCTPSTKLCIAMNITCENEYIRTLSVKQWAKQLPDMAKQLCIFLLYK
- the rbr gene encoding rubrerythrin; its protein translation is MEKSIKGTETEKCLLKSFAGESQARMRYTMFASTAKKEGYEQIAAIFLETADQEKEHAKRMFKFLEGGMVEITAMYPAGKVGTTEENLIEAAAGEHEEWAIDYPAFAEIAEKEGFKEIAVMYRMIAKVENMHEDRYKALLARVQSNGVFSREEAIDWQCRNCGFVIKSKVAPKTCPACLHPQAYFEPLKWNF
- a CDS encoding B12-binding domain-containing radical SAM protein, yielding MKVLLTTLNAKYIHTSLALRWLYVANKDKFDISFKEYVIKEEITTIVDDLLLQNPDVIGLSVYIWNVEKVKLLIDLIKEKSPQTIVIVGGPEVTYEPDYFVENWNVDYLISGEGEFVLGELLTAISTKSKPIIDGVSKRGSVSKIVAKADLEKLASLPSPYQLEEDKENMKNRLLYFETSRGCPYQCQYCLSSLEKGVRYFPKHHIVDNLSYFIRSNAKQIKFLDRTFNLNKEHTRFVFDFLIDHYRPGLSCQFEIYADLLTDESINYLNKNLPENYFRFEIGIQSTYEPTNIAVRRKQNFELLAGNIQKLMGGGRIDLHLDLIAGLPYETYERFVKSFNDVFCLKAKELQLGFLKMLRGTSLRRNADKYGYKYSLIAPYEIESNNDITHEELERIHDAEHALEKYWNSGKFSRTMQVLTDRYYKDRYFELFDEIGQYYNLHNLPHHGYRLEDIFLFLHNFLLSRGIDLFTELRTDYYCNFKIRPHGFWDDKIEKRERKQLLYQIGNDKPFLQKYGLNRKIIEKQAAIDIVENSDNEYLLTVFLQKDNSVEHLFLSYTFKE
- a CDS encoding SulP family inorganic anion transporter, which codes for MKKDFLKDFTPQLFISLRTYSKEKFINDLMSGLIVGIVALPLALAFGIASGVTPEKGIITAIIAGFIISFMGGSRVQIGGPTGAFIVIVYGVVQTHGIKGLIIATIISGVILVLLGVFKLGKIIKFIPYPIIVGFTSGIAVTIFTTQIADVFGLNFGGEKLPGDFIGKWIMYFKYFGTINWWNTLISIASIFIIVITPRIVKKIPGSLVAILIITVVVYLLKTYAGIEVIDTIGDRFRIKAEIPDAEIPVINMAAIIDLLPVAITIAMLGAIESLLSATVADGVIGGEKHNSNTELIAQGMANIVTPLFGGIPATGAIARTMTNINNGGRTPIAGIVHAVVLLLILLLFMPLAQYIPMACLAGILVIVSYNMSEWRTFKALLKNQKSDIAVLLITFFLTVIFDLTVAIEVGLLLAVVLFLKRINEVTQVSVIKDQLDLTDESEFTQNEEILSLPEGVEVYEIDGPFFFGIANKFDESMREIGESSKIRIIRMRLVPFIDSTGLHNLTSLCRKSMKDGIQVVLSGVRPEVHAMIEKSEIPNMIGEINICDNINLAIARAKEILENED